The proteins below are encoded in one region of Cucurbita pepo subsp. pepo cultivar mu-cu-16 chromosome LG10, ASM280686v2, whole genome shotgun sequence:
- the LOC111803610 gene encoding uncharacterized protein LOC111803610 isoform X2 has product MEITSCSTLYTHPIKRTTSCNCFYSHAALNLPTTRFHPSSPHLSVFSRSVSSIGKSLRIRTPVAPSTTSRSNNYSSQELAVLLEVEGVLVDAYRSTNRQAFNEAFRKLGLDCANWTDPVYSDLVRKNAANEERMLIMYFNRIGWPTSLPTNEKESFIKSVLREKKNASDELMVSQSLPLRPGVEDFIDNAYDEGIPVIILTAYSKSGEEIARSIINKLGPERISKVKIVGNEETRQSLYSEVVRGQAKHSGLDEQLAKEAMKAASAEKQRIAEKVASALKLSVEINTTSSESLPVLVPGLMKWGRKLPSKIDQPFILSFLVWTRSYVHCVLEQNLRTYLFPIASLLQEPNLGLMELSE; this is encoded by the exons ATGGAAATAACCTCCTGCTCCACGCTCTATACTCATCCTATCAAAAGAACCACATCTTGCAATTGCTTCTACTCCCATGCCGCACTTAATCTGCCAACAACCAGATTCCATCCGTCTTCTCCACATCTCTCTGTTTTCTCGAGAAGCGTTAGCTCCATTGGGAAGAGTTTACGAATCAGGACACCAGTTGCTCCCAGCACTACCAGCCGTTCTAACAACTACTCATCCCAAGAACTCGCGGTTCTTCTCGAAGTTGAAGG AGTCCTTGTGGATGCATATCGCTCAACTAATCGCCAAGCTTTCAATGAGG CATTTCGGAAGCTTGGACTTGACTGTGCAAATTGGACTGATCCTGTATATTCAGACCTTGTCAG GAAGAATGCTGCTAATGAGGAACGGATGCTAATTATGTATTTTAACCGT ATTGGTTGGCCGACTTCACTACCAACAAATGAGAAGGaatcatttattaaaagtgTTCTGCGAGAAAAG AAAAATGCATCAGATGAATTGATGGTCTCACAAAGTTTACCTTTACGGCCTGGAGTTGAAGA TTTCATTGACAATGCATATGACGAGGGAATACCTGTGATTATTCTCACAGCCTACAGCAAAAGTGGAGAAGAAATTGCTAG ATCTATCATTAATAAGCTTGGACCTGAGAGAATATCCAAAGTAAAGATAGTTGGGAATGAGGAGACAAGACAGAGTTTATACAGTGAAGTTGTGCGTGGTCAAGCAAAGCATTCAGGTTTGGACGAGCAACTAGCTAAGGAGGCAATGAAAGCAG CTTCTGCGGAGAAACAAAGGATTGCCGAGAAAGTTGCATCTGCGCTGAAGTTGAGTGTCGAGATAAATACTACCTCATCTGAAAG CTTGCCAGTACTGGTACCTGGTCTCATGAAATGGGGGAGGAAGCTACCAAGTAAAATTGACCAACCTTTCATCCTCTCCTTTTTAG tttGGACAAGATCATATGTGCATTGCGTGCTGGAGCAGAACTTGCGGACATACCTGTTTCCAATTGCATCCTTATTGCAGGAACCCAATCTGGGGTTGATGGAGCTGAGCGAATAG
- the LOC111803610 gene encoding uncharacterized protein LOC111803610 isoform X1, whose protein sequence is MEITSCSTLYTHPIKRTTSCNCFYSHAALNLPTTRFHPSSPHLSVFSRSVSSIGKSLRIRTPVAPSTTSRSNNYSSQELAVLLEVEGVLVDAYRSTNRQAFNEAFRKLGLDCANWTDPVYSDLVRKNAANEERMLIMYFNRIGWPTSLPTNEKESFIKSVLREKKNASDELMVSQSLPLRPGVEDFIDNAYDEGIPVIILTAYSKSGEEIARSIINKLGPERISKVKIVGNEETRQSLYSEVVRGQAKHSGLDEQLAKEAMKAASAEKQRIAEKVASALKLSVEINTTSSESLDKIICALRAGAELADIPVSNCILIAGTQSGVDGAERIGMPRIVLRSSLTSRAEFPSASAIMDGFGVGGLTITRLRQKTWSSDA, encoded by the exons ATGGAAATAACCTCCTGCTCCACGCTCTATACTCATCCTATCAAAAGAACCACATCTTGCAATTGCTTCTACTCCCATGCCGCACTTAATCTGCCAACAACCAGATTCCATCCGTCTTCTCCACATCTCTCTGTTTTCTCGAGAAGCGTTAGCTCCATTGGGAAGAGTTTACGAATCAGGACACCAGTTGCTCCCAGCACTACCAGCCGTTCTAACAACTACTCATCCCAAGAACTCGCGGTTCTTCTCGAAGTTGAAGG AGTCCTTGTGGATGCATATCGCTCAACTAATCGCCAAGCTTTCAATGAGG CATTTCGGAAGCTTGGACTTGACTGTGCAAATTGGACTGATCCTGTATATTCAGACCTTGTCAG GAAGAATGCTGCTAATGAGGAACGGATGCTAATTATGTATTTTAACCGT ATTGGTTGGCCGACTTCACTACCAACAAATGAGAAGGaatcatttattaaaagtgTTCTGCGAGAAAAG AAAAATGCATCAGATGAATTGATGGTCTCACAAAGTTTACCTTTACGGCCTGGAGTTGAAGA TTTCATTGACAATGCATATGACGAGGGAATACCTGTGATTATTCTCACAGCCTACAGCAAAAGTGGAGAAGAAATTGCTAG ATCTATCATTAATAAGCTTGGACCTGAGAGAATATCCAAAGTAAAGATAGTTGGGAATGAGGAGACAAGACAGAGTTTATACAGTGAAGTTGTGCGTGGTCAAGCAAAGCATTCAGGTTTGGACGAGCAACTAGCTAAGGAGGCAATGAAAGCAG CTTCTGCGGAGAAACAAAGGATTGCCGAGAAAGTTGCATCTGCGCTGAAGTTGAGTGTCGAGATAAATACTACCTCATCTGAAAG tttGGACAAGATCATATGTGCATTGCGTGCTGGAGCAGAACTTGCGGACATACCTGTTTCCAATTGCATCCTTATTGCAGGAACCCAATCTGGGGTTGATGGAGCTGAGCGAATAGGCATGCCGCGTATTGTGCTCCGTAGCAG tTTGACATCACGAGCTGAGTTCCCTTCAGCAAGCGCTATAATGGATGGCTTTGGAGTAGGTGGCTTGACCATTACCAGATTACGGCAAAAGACATGGTCCTCAGATGCATGA
- the LOC111803610 gene encoding CBBY-like protein isoform X3 yields MEITSCSTLYTHPIKRTTSCNCFYSHAALNLPTTRFHPSSPHLSVFSRSVSSIGKSLRIRTPVAPSTTSRSNNYSSQELAVLLEVEGVLVDAYRSTNRQAFNEAFRKLGLDCANWTDPVYSDLVRKNAANEERMLIMYFNRIGWPTSLPTNEKESFIKSVLREKKNASDELMVSQSLPLRPGVEDFIDNAYDEGIPVIILTAYSKSGEEIARSIINKLGPERISKVKIVGNEETRQSLYSEVVRGQAKHSGLDEQLAKEAMKAASAEKQRIAEKVASALKLSVEINTTSSESLVGQFLRSHIEFKKREGPVFLQLASTGTWSHEMGEEATK; encoded by the exons ATGGAAATAACCTCCTGCTCCACGCTCTATACTCATCCTATCAAAAGAACCACATCTTGCAATTGCTTCTACTCCCATGCCGCACTTAATCTGCCAACAACCAGATTCCATCCGTCTTCTCCACATCTCTCTGTTTTCTCGAGAAGCGTTAGCTCCATTGGGAAGAGTTTACGAATCAGGACACCAGTTGCTCCCAGCACTACCAGCCGTTCTAACAACTACTCATCCCAAGAACTCGCGGTTCTTCTCGAAGTTGAAGG AGTCCTTGTGGATGCATATCGCTCAACTAATCGCCAAGCTTTCAATGAGG CATTTCGGAAGCTTGGACTTGACTGTGCAAATTGGACTGATCCTGTATATTCAGACCTTGTCAG GAAGAATGCTGCTAATGAGGAACGGATGCTAATTATGTATTTTAACCGT ATTGGTTGGCCGACTTCACTACCAACAAATGAGAAGGaatcatttattaaaagtgTTCTGCGAGAAAAG AAAAATGCATCAGATGAATTGATGGTCTCACAAAGTTTACCTTTACGGCCTGGAGTTGAAGA TTTCATTGACAATGCATATGACGAGGGAATACCTGTGATTATTCTCACAGCCTACAGCAAAAGTGGAGAAGAAATTGCTAG ATCTATCATTAATAAGCTTGGACCTGAGAGAATATCCAAAGTAAAGATAGTTGGGAATGAGGAGACAAGACAGAGTTTATACAGTGAAGTTGTGCGTGGTCAAGCAAAGCATTCAGGTTTGGACGAGCAACTAGCTAAGGAGGCAATGAAAGCAG CTTCTGCGGAGAAACAAAGGATTGCCGAGAAAGTTGCATCTGCGCTGAAGTTGAGTGTCGAGATAAATACTACCTCATCTGAAAG CTTGGTTGGCCAATTTTTGAGGAGTCATATAGAGTTTAAGAAGAGAGAAGGTCCTGTATTCTTACAGCTTGCCAGTACTGGTACCTGGTCTCATGAAATGGGGGAGGAAGCTACCAAGTAA